The Toxorhynchites rutilus septentrionalis strain SRP chromosome 3, ASM2978413v1, whole genome shotgun sequence genome includes a region encoding these proteins:
- the LOC129774346 gene encoding ankyrin repeat and protein kinase domain-containing protein 1-like, producing the protein MAVTNCRTEVVKYLITFPDLIDRGDIEGWTSLHFAASNGHKLILEELIVGGANRNSTTKKGMTLLHLAAENGHSESVKYLIEESEMAHCRNGEGWTPMHVKNGHMNVIRQLIDNKVDLEEKTNTGDTPLHIAAKFGKVEVVEFIFAHSALVDSKNYNNESPLRIAVKHNQLYTAMELAARSVDMNADLGEGQTLLHVAVRNGSTDVLKWLISAGANHRLTYHRRTPLEHAIFYKHIDVVKELLALETNTNFEHLAQFARSCRGIEIADSKYQRHPKNKNSCFCWEFKYFCNKKN; encoded by the coding sequence ATGGCGGTCACAAATTGTCGTACAGAAGTTGTGAAATATTTGATCACATTTCCAGATCTTATAGATCGTGGAGATATCGAAGGTTGGACTTCGCTCCATTTTGCGGCGAGCAATGGCCATAAGCTAATATTGGAAGAATTGATTGTCGGTGGAGCCAACAGAAACTCGACTACAAAAAAAGGAATGACACTTCTCCACCTTGCTGCAGAAAATGGTCATTCCGAATCAGTTAAATATTTGATAGAGGAAAGTGAAATGGCGCATTGCAGAAATGGTGAGGGATGGACGCCGATGCACGTAAAGAACGGTCATATGAACGTTATTCGACAATTAATCGACAATAAAGTGGATTTGGAAGAGAAAACAAATACTGGAGATACACCACTGCACATTGCAGCCAAATTCGGAAAAGTAGAAGTAGTTGAATTTATATTTGCGCACTCGGCGCTAGTCGATAGCAAAAACTATAACAACGAATCTCCATTGCGCATCGCAGTAAAACATAACCAATTATACACCGCTATGGAACTAGCAGCAAGGTCTGTTGACATGAATGCTGATTTAGGAGAGGGTCAAACTCTCTTGCACGTTGCTGTCCGAAACGGCTCAACAGACGTTTTGAAATGGTTGATTTCAGCAGGTGCCAATCATCGTTTAACCTATCATAGAAGGACTCCTCTGGAGCATGCAATCTTCTACAAGCACATAGATGTCGTGAAAGAATTGCTTGCCCTCGAGACAAACACGAATTTTGAACATCTCGCTCAATTCGCTAGATCCTGTCGTGGAATTGAAATTGCTGATTCAAAATATCAGCGTCACCCAAAAAATAAGAACTCATGTTTTTGCTGGgaattcaaatatttttgtaataaaaaaaattaa